GCGCCCCTCGACGTCGTGGTCGTGATGGATCCGATCCAATCCATCAAGATCGCCAAGGATTCAAGTTTCGCGATGCTGCTCGAAGCCCAGCGGCGCGGCCATCGCCTGCACTACCTGCGCCCCGGCGGACTGTCGGTCCGCGACGGGCGGGCCACCGCGCGGGTAGTGACGCTGCGCGTCACCGACGACCCGGGCCACTGGTTCGATCTGGGATCGGCATCACAGCTCGAGTTCGGGCCGGGCCAGGTCGTGCTGATGCGCAAGGATCCCCCGGTCGATGCCGACTACCTTCACGACACCCAGATCCTCGGCCTCGCCCAGGCCCAGGGCGCGCTGGTGGTCAACGACCCGCAGGGCCTGCGCGACTTCAACGAGAAGCTGGCCGCCCTGCTGTTCCCGCAGTGCTGCCCGCCGACCCTGGTCAGCCGCGACGCCGCCGCGCTCAAGGCCTTCGTCAACGAACATGGCGAAGCGGTGCTGAAGCCGCTCGACGGCATGGGCGGGCGTTCGATCTTCCGCGCCCGCGCCGGCGAGGCCAACCTCAACGTGATCCTGGAAACCCTGACCGAGGGCGGCCGCCACCTGGCGATGGCCCAGCGCTACCTGCCGCAGATCGTGGATGGCGACAAGCGCATCCTGCTGGTCGATGGCGAACCGGTCGACTACTGCCTGGCGCGGATCCCGCAGGGCGACGAATTCCGCGGCAACCTGGCCGCCGGCGGCCGCGGCGAAGGCCGCCCGCTGAGCGAACGCGACCGCTGGATCGCGGCGCAGGTCGGCCCGGAGATGAAGCGCCGCGGCATGCTGTTCGTCGGCCTCGACGTGATCGGCGACTACCTGACCGAAGTGAACGTGACCAGCCCGACCTGCATCCGCGAACTCGACGCGCAGTTCGGCCTGAACATCGCCGGCACCCTGTTCGACCGCATCGAAGCCAGGCTGGCCGGCTCCGAACCGGCGCGCTGATGTCCGAAGCCGCCGCCCCGCCCATGCCCGCGCCGCCGGTCATCGGCGAATCGACGCGGCTGGGCGCCACCCTGGTGCTGTCCGTGCTGCTGCACGCGATGCTGATCCTCGGCCTTGGCTTCGCGGTGGAGGACGCCGCGCCGGTGATGCCGACGCTGGACGTGATCCTCACCCAGACCAAATCCGCGCTCACCCCGAAGCAGGCCGACTTCCTGGCCCAGGCCGCCAACCAGGGCGGCGGCGAGCACGACAAGTCCACCCGCCCCACCGCGCCGCAGGCCGGCCCGCTGCCGCAGCCGGAGGACGGGCTGGCACCGCGCCCGTTGCGCGCACAGACGCCGGCGCCGAGCCCGCCGCCGGACCCGCGGGTGATCGCCTCGACCAATGCCCGCGACAGCGTGCCGACCCCGCAAGCCCGCCAGGAGATCGAGGTCAATCCGCTGCCGCCCGGCCAGGAAAAGATCGACCGCGACATCGAGATGGCCCGGCTCGCCGCCGAGATCCAGTTGCGCTCGCAGCAGTACGCCAAGCGCCCCAAGCGCAAGTTCGTCTCCGCCAGCACCAAGGAATACGCGTGGGCGGAGTACCTGCGCGGCTGGGTCGACCGGGTGGAACGGGTGGGCAACCTCAATTACCCGGACGAGGCGCGCCGCCGCCGCATCGGCGGGCTGGTGGTGATCAGCGTCGCGGTGCGCCGCGACGGCAGCGTGGAGAGCACGCGCATCATCCAGTCCAGCCACGTGCCGATGCTCGACAACGCCGCGCTGCGCATCGTCAAGCTGGCGGAACCGTTCGCGCCGTTGCCGAAGTCGCAGGACGACCCCGACATCCTGCACGTCACCCGCACCTGGCAATTCCTGCCGGGCGGCGAGCTGGTCGACCAGTGATCCGCAGGCGCTAGGCCTCGAGCCCCGCCTTCGGCAAGCGCCTTGCATCGACACCGAGGATTTCCAGCATCTCGACGATTTCGTCCTGGGCCAGATACCCCCGGGGCAGGTGGAGCGTGGAACCCAGGTCATCCACCAGCATCACGCTGCCGTCGGCGCGGATCCGGCTCCGGCCGTCATCGATCCGCTCGAGCTGGAGCGTGTTCACGCCGTAACCGGCCGGCCCGGAAATGACGCCGTGCCGGACTTCCCAAGTCATCAGGAACGGCATCAGGAAACCGATGCCGAACAACAGCACGGACCCAGCGATCGCGGTCGCGATCACCCAGGTCGGCCACCAGCCGGCCAGCGCCCCGAGTGCGCTTGCGGCTGGAAC
Above is a genomic segment from Thermomonas aquatica containing:
- the gshB gene encoding glutathione synthase, whose translation is MPPAAPLDVVVVMDPIQSIKIAKDSSFAMLLEAQRRGHRLHYLRPGGLSVRDGRATARVVTLRVTDDPGHWFDLGSASQLEFGPGQVVLMRKDPPVDADYLHDTQILGLAQAQGALVVNDPQGLRDFNEKLAALLFPQCCPPTLVSRDAAALKAFVNEHGEAVLKPLDGMGGRSIFRARAGEANLNVILETLTEGGRHLAMAQRYLPQIVDGDKRILLVDGEPVDYCLARIPQGDEFRGNLAAGGRGEGRPLSERDRWIAAQVGPEMKRRGMLFVGLDVIGDYLTEVNVTSPTCIRELDAQFGLNIAGTLFDRIEARLAGSEPAR
- a CDS encoding energy transducer TonB, encoding MSEAAAPPMPAPPVIGESTRLGATLVLSVLLHAMLILGLGFAVEDAAPVMPTLDVILTQTKSALTPKQADFLAQAANQGGGEHDKSTRPTAPQAGPLPQPEDGLAPRPLRAQTPAPSPPPDPRVIASTNARDSVPTPQARQEIEVNPLPPGQEKIDRDIEMARLAAEIQLRSQQYAKRPKRKFVSASTKEYAWAEYLRGWVDRVERVGNLNYPDEARRRRIGGLVVISVAVRRDGSVESTRIIQSSHVPMLDNAALRIVKLAEPFAPLPKSQDDPDILHVTRTWQFLPGGELVDQ